One Helianthus annuus cultivar XRQ/B chromosome 12, HanXRQr2.0-SUNRISE, whole genome shotgun sequence genomic region harbors:
- the LOC110893675 gene encoding protein BIG GRAIN 1-like C, translated as MTESYPHPSHRRKTPSFSSSLLDSILRSIDESNDGASHDNNGNHNHNHDHENSFCVSEPKRSNKNQQRIDQWMETHNRNGYVSSNKFSSDSSSSGTETPSTYRSLPNSFTISRKAVFLDDTQKESSSFMRSTKLKAMKIDDEQKKPKQKQKQPVSPGRRISAFICSLFASKKAKQDKMMTSTLSSSKKQASSSVKRSVRFYPVKDTVIVDRKSIGERDSNSMTSPNYMKNYKNFVVSTEDDEDEEDDLFELEIAGGYGRELPVFETTDLRKIRI; from the coding sequence ATGACAGAGAGCTATCCACACCCATCACACCGGAGGAAAACTCCGTCGTTCTCGTCTTCTCTCCTCGACTCCATTCTTCGCTCCATCGATGAATCCAACGACGGAGCATCACACGATAACAATGGTAATCACAATCACAATCACGATCACGAAAACAGCTTTTGTGTTTCTGAGCCAAAACGGAGCAACAAAAACCAACAACGGATCGACCAATGGATGGAGACTCACAACCGAAACGGTTACGTGTCATCTAACAAGTTCAGTTCCGATTCAAGTAGCAGTGGAACAGAGACTCCATCAACATACAGATCGTTACCAAACTCCTTCACAATATCTCGAAAAGCGGTTTTTCTGGATGATACACAAAAGGAGAGTTCGAGTTTCATGAGATCGACAAAGCTAAAAGCTATGAAGATTGATGACGAGCAGAAGAAGCCGAAACAGAAACAAAAGCAGCCGGTTTCACCTGGTAGGCGGATTTCTGCGTTTATCTGTTCGCTCTTCGCTTCAAAGAAAGCGAAACAGGATAAAATGATGACTAGCACCTTGTCATCAAGTAAAAAACAGGCTAGTAGCAGTGTAAAGAGGTCAGTTAGGTTTTATCCTGTGAAGGATACCGTTATTGTCGATCGAAAATCGATCGGTGAACGTGATTCAAATTCGATGACATCGCCAAACTACATGAAGAATTACAAAAACTTTGTAGTCAGTACTGAAGacgatgaagatgaagaagatgatctgTTTGAGTTGGAGATTGCTGGTGGTTATGGACGAGAATTGCCAGTGTTTGAAACTACAGATTTAAGAAAAATTAGGATCTAG
- the LOC110893673 gene encoding vacuolar protein sorting-associated protein 2 homolog 1 has protein sequence MSFIFGKKKTPAELLRENKRMIDKSIREIERERQGLQTQEKKLIVEIKKSAKQGQMGAVKVMAKDLIRTRHQIEKFYKLKSQLQGVSLRIQTLKSTQAMGEAMKGVTKAMGQMNRQMNLPSLQKIMQEFERQNEKMEMVSEVMGDAIDDALEGDEEEDETEELVSQVLDEIGIDINQELMNAPSGAVSAPASKTKLPQAEAAATDDGGIDSDLQARLDNLRRM, from the exons ATGAGTTTTATATTCGGCAAGAAGAAAACACCCGCAG AACTCCTGCGGGAGAACAAGAGAATGATAGATAAATCTATTAGAGAAATAGAAAGAGAGAGGCAAGGTTTGCAGACTCAAGAAAAGAAATTAATCGTAGAAATCAAGAAAAGTGCCAAACAAGGTCAAATG GGAGCTGTTAAGGTGATGGCGAAGGACCTTATCAGAACACGACACCAGATTGAGAAGTTTTACAAGCTCAAATCCCAACTGCAGGGTGTATCACTTCGAATTCAG ACGTTGAAGTCAACACAAGCAATGGGTGAAGCCATGAAAGGCGTGACAAAGGCTATGGGCCAGATGAACAGGCAGATGAACTTACCGTCATTGCAGAAAATAATGCAAGAATTTGAGAGGCAAAATGAGAAAATGGAAATGGTAAGTGAGGTGATGGGTGACGCTAttgatgatgccttggaaggCGATGAGGAAGAAGATGAAACCGAAGAGTTGGTGAGTCAGGTCTTGGATGAGATTGGTATCGACATCAATCAAGAG TTGATGAATGCACCTTCTGGGGCCGTATCAGCCCCAGCTTCGAAGACCAAGTTGCCACAAGCTGAAGCAGCTGCCACTGATGATGGCGGGATTGACAGTGATTTACAGGCCAGATTGGATAATTTAAGAAGGATGTAA